One genomic region from Bactrocera tryoni isolate S06 chromosome 3, CSIRO_BtryS06_freeze2, whole genome shotgun sequence encodes:
- the LOC120772342 gene encoding activating signal cointegrator 1 complex subunit 1 — MSREVLAPPLQRMDNNRCYRVNLIHEDFGNQLAAMQRKEHKLETTNSETAYMEQDLYAEDDDDEQEDSENLQIEELKSGHYKLTMHVAQSFYGGLIGFKGSTKRRIESETRTEIFIPRAREGPKQVEDITIKGKTRINVMTARRKINLLIVSLRKRMRPTHFACVPLNYGEIKERFCEFKKELLELNLPGIDEMLFQTEECIHLTLSTCVLLDAAERSKAVDILQSCKAYLSDLRTPFQIEVRGLEIMNDDPSAVRVLYARVESPELQKFADLALQPFLRSGLGFDDYERDNVKLHMTIMNNRYRKQLDAKAAGSFDAREILKRYGDYNFGRVECSEVHLCVMHHTSGDEHGTFYKITGSLKF, encoded by the exons ATGAGCCGAGAAGTATTGGCGCCACCATTACAACGAATGGACAACAATCGCTGTTATCGTGTGAATTTAATACATGAAGACTTTGGTAATCAACTAGCAGCTATGCAGCGCAAAGAACATAAACTTGAAACAACAAATAGCGAAACTGCATATATGGAGCAAG ACTTGTATGCTGAAGATGACGATGATGAGCAAGAAGATAGCGAAAATTTGCAAATAGAGGAACTTAAAAGCGGTCATTATAAGCTGACTATGCATGTTGCACA GAGTTTTTATGGTGGCTTGATCGGTTTCAAAGGCAGCACGAAACGGCGCATTGAATCAGAAACGCGTacagaaatttttattccacgcgcTAGAGAAGGTCCGAAACAAGTCGAAGATATCACTATAAAAG GTAAAACACGAATAAACGTTATGACGGCTCGTAGAAAGATTAATTTGCTAATAGTTTCTCTGCGCAAACGTATGCGACCAACACATTTTGCCTGTGTACCATTAAATTATGGTGAAATAAAGGAGCGATTCTGTGAATTTAAG AAAGAACTACTGGAGCTTAATTTGCCGGGTATTGATGAAATGCTTTTCCAAACAGAGGAGTGCATACATTTAACATTAAGCACATGCGTATTGCTAGATGCCGCTGAGCGTTCTAAAGCTGTAGATATATTACAAAGTTGCAA GGCATATCTCTCTGACCTACGAACACCATTTCAAATTGAAGTTAGGGGACTGGAAATTATGAATGATGACCCAAGTGCAGTACGCGTATTATATGCCCGAGTAGAATCCCCTGAATTACAAAAATTTGCTGATTTGGCACTGCAGCCATTTTTGCGTAGTGGTTTAGGGTTTGATGATTATGAGCGAGATAATGTGAAACTGCATATGACTATAATGAATAATCGGTATCGCAAACAGTTAGACGCGAAAGCAGCAGGCTCTTTCGATGCACGTGAAATATTAAAACGTTACGGTGATTACAATTTTGGAAGAGTGGAGTGTAGTGAGGTCCATCTGTGTGTGATGCATCATACATCGGGTGATGAACATGGAACATTCTACAAAATCACTGGAAGCTTAAAGTTCTAA
- the LOC120772338 gene encoding putative methyltransferase C9orf114: MPPVLIGKEPPKSWKKINEERKALKKQRKQEKLLKDLDKNSQSVLEGAKANDEGKDNIKADPSTISIAVPGSILENAQSAELRSYVAGQIARAACIFRVHEVIVFDDVGVATARETKRNYDSDDGEEKANGGDSRPPTVRSSCLQLARILQYLECPQYLRKFFFPLHKDLKYSGLLNPLDTPHHLRQQNVFLYREGIISDKKAKDGHSYVNVGLLNDVLVNKAIEPGVRVTVKLDNVKDNNKKLRGKIVSPEEPRRETGIYWGYSVRIAHSLAEIFTRGPFAGGYDLTIGTSDRGTNVHEVPNRSYKFNHLLIVFGGLKGLEEALANDEKLNVDDPALLFDHYVNVLPRQGSRTIRTEEALLIALAALQEKFEPSVPEVEEKLDEYQLPRSDDTGIRPDVIKSNKKNKKRKFEEHVNSHEDNEEEHRKNIMESKTTLKNSRDENQRAPSEASMQFNNASSKIDDDFEVVPTNEIQSMVPTKDLGDLSRFD; the protein is encoded by the exons atgccaCCAGTCTTGATAGGAAAGGAGCCACCAAAatcatggaaaaaaattaatgaggAACGAAAAGCTCTAAAAAAGCAACGTAAACAGGAGAAACTGCTGAAAGATTTGGATAAAAATTCACAGTCTGTCCTCGAGGGAGCTAAGGCTAATGATGAAGGTAAAGACAATATTAAAGCCGATCCTTCAACAATAAGCATAGCGGTACCAGGTTCTATATTGGAGAATGCACAATCTGCCGAACTACGTTCCTATGTGGCTGGCCAAATCGCGCGCGCTGCTTGTATTTTCCGTGTACATGAAGTAATAGTGTTCGATGATGTAGGTGTGGCAACGGCACGTGAAACGAAACGTAATTATGACTCTGATGATGGTGAAGAAAAGGCAAACGGTGGTGATTCCCGGCCGCCAACAGTGCGGAGTAGTTGCTTGCAATTAGCGCGTATCCTTCAGTACTTGGAATGTCCTCAATATCTACGAAAGTTCTTTTTCCCCTTACATAAAGATTTAAAGTACTCGGGCTTGTTGAATCCATTGGACACGCCACATCACTTGCGTCAACAAAACGTGTTTCTATATCGTGAAGGCATAATTTCGGACAAAAAGGCAAAAGACGGTCATTCGTATGTTAACGTGGGCTTATTGAATGACGTGTTAGTTAATAAAGCCATTGAACCGGGTGTCCGCGTCACAGTTAAGCTGGATAATGTGAAAG atAACAACAAGAAACTGCGGGGCAAAATTGTCAGCCCAGAAGAACCCCGACGAGAAACAGGCATTTATTGGGGTTATTCAGTACGGATTGCTCATTCTCTTGCTGAAATTTTCACAAGGGGTCCCTTTGCTGGTGGGTATGATCTTACAATAGGTACTTCCGATCGTGGTACTAATGTGCACGAGGTGCCAAACCGTTCGTACAAATTCAACCATCTACTTATTGTATTTGGCGGTTTAAAAGGTCTCGAAGAGGCCCTGGCTAATGATGAAAAATTGAATGTAGATGACCCTGCTCTACTCTTTGATCATTATGTGAATGTGTTGCCACGTCAAGGGTCGCGTACAATTCGCACGGAGGAGGCATTGTTAATTGCTTTGGCAGCACTGCAGGAAAAATTCGAACCCAGTGTACCGGAAGTGGAGGAGAAACTTGATGAATACCAACTGCCGCGCAGTGATGATACTGGCATCCGTCCAGATGTGATTAAAagtaataagaaaaacaaaaaacgtaaaTTTGAAGAACATGTGAACAGTCATGAGGATAACGAGGAAGAGCACCGAAAGAATATAATGGAAAGTAAAACGACACTTAAAAATTCAAGAGATGAAAACCAGCGTGCACCTTCAGAAGCTTCAATGCAATTTAATAATGCCTCGAGTAAGATTGATGACGACTTCGAAGTAGTGCCAACGAATGAGATCCAATCAATGGTACCAACTAAAGATTTAGGGGATCTAAGTCGCTTTGactaa
- the LOC120772339 gene encoding palmitoyltransferase ZDHHC15B isoform X3: MSAAMGNYDGESKKSTALGSCMAALKWIPVIFIAAVIAWSYYAYVVSLCLLSIENVFEQIVFLIFYHIICVLFFWSYWNTIFTPVGTVPPNWRIPEAEIEHIFHADTQDQQKRILENFAKTLPVTNRTLNGSVRFCEKCKIIKPDRAHHCSVCGACVLKMDHHCPWVNNCVNFTNYKYFVLFLGYALLYCLYVALTSLEYFIRFWRLELSQQGDLNSGMGRFNIVFLFFVSIMFAISLVSLFGYHVYLTLMNRTTLEAFRAPIFRIGGPDKNGFNLGKYANFQEVFGDNWKLWFLPVYTSMGDGISYPIRHLDEDAESLLGNSDTRIEMEEDIFPETRFHNTYIP; the protein is encoded by the exons ATGTCAGCAGCAATGGGCAATTATGATGGTGAGAGTAAAAAATCAACAGCTTTAGGCAGTTGTATGGCGGCACTAAAATGGATACCAGTCATATTCATCGCGGCTGTTATCGCATGGTCCTATTATGCGTATGTGGTGTCGCTTTGCTTAC TATCCATCGAAAACGTCTTTgaacaaattgtttttctgatattttatcATATAATATGTGTATTGTTTTTCTGGTCCTATTGGAATACCATCTTTACACCAGTCGGTACAGTTCCCCCGAAT TGGCGAATTCCAGAAGCAGAAATAGAGCACATATTTCATGCTGACACTCAGGATCAACAAAAGAGAATACTAGAAAATTTTGCCAAGACGCTGCCAGTCACAAATCG CACACTGAATGGTTCGGTGCGTTTCtgtgaaaaatgcaaaataatcaaGCCAGATCGTGCACATCACTGTAGTGTCTGTGGTGCTTGTGTACTCAAAATGGATCATCATTGTCCGTGGGTTAACAATTGTGTCAACTTCAcaaactacaaatattttgtactcTTTTTGGGCTATGCGTTACTTTATTGCCTTTATGTGGCCTTAACATCGTTGGAGTATTTCATACGCTTCTGGCGG ttGGAACTTTCACAACAGGGCGATTTGAATAGTGGCATGGGACGGTTTAACATAGTGTTCCTGTTCTTTGTATCGATAATGTTTGCAATAAGCTTGGTGAGCCTATTCGGTTACCATGTCTACTTGACGCTTATGAATCGTACAACGTTAG AGGCTTTTCGAGCGCCAATATTCCGCATTGGTGGCCCAGACAAGAATGGCTTCAATTTGGGTAAATACGCCAATTTCCAGGAAGTGTTCGGTGATAACTGGAAACTGTGGTTTTTGCCAGTCTACACGAG CATGGGTGATGGCATCAGCTATCCAATACGTCATTTAGATGAGGATGCCGAATCGTTGCTGGGCAATAGCGATACGCGCATTGAAATGGAGGAGGATATCTTTCCAGAGACTCGTTTTCACAACACGTACATTCCATAG
- the LOC120772339 gene encoding palmitoyltransferase ZDHHC15B isoform X4, which translates to MSAAMGNYDGESKKSTALGSCMAALKWIPVIFIAAVIAWSYYAYVVSLCLLSIENVFEQIVFLIFYHIICVLFFWSYWNTIFTPVGTVPPNWRIPEAEIEHIFHADTQDQQKRILENFAKTLPVTNRTLNGSVRFCEKCKIIKPDRAHHCSVCGACVLKMDHHCPWVNNCVNFTNYKYFVLFLGYALLYCLYVALTSLEYFIRFWRGDLNSGMGRFNIVFLFFVSIMFAISLVSLFGYHVYLTLMNRTTLEAFRAPIFRIGGPDKNGFNLGKYANFQEVFGDNWKLWFLPVYTSMGDGISYPIRHLDEDAESLLGNSDTRIEMEEDIFPETRFHNTYIP; encoded by the exons ATGTCAGCAGCAATGGGCAATTATGATGGTGAGAGTAAAAAATCAACAGCTTTAGGCAGTTGTATGGCGGCACTAAAATGGATACCAGTCATATTCATCGCGGCTGTTATCGCATGGTCCTATTATGCGTATGTGGTGTCGCTTTGCTTAC TATCCATCGAAAACGTCTTTgaacaaattgtttttctgatattttatcATATAATATGTGTATTGTTTTTCTGGTCCTATTGGAATACCATCTTTACACCAGTCGGTACAGTTCCCCCGAAT TGGCGAATTCCAGAAGCAGAAATAGAGCACATATTTCATGCTGACACTCAGGATCAACAAAAGAGAATACTAGAAAATTTTGCCAAGACGCTGCCAGTCACAAATCG CACACTGAATGGTTCGGTGCGTTTCtgtgaaaaatgcaaaataatcaaGCCAGATCGTGCACATCACTGTAGTGTCTGTGGTGCTTGTGTACTCAAAATGGATCATCATTGTCCGTGGGTTAACAATTGTGTCAACTTCAcaaactacaaatattttgtactcTTTTTGGGCTATGCGTTACTTTATTGCCTTTATGTGGCCTTAACATCGTTGGAGTATTTCATACGCTTCTGGCGG GGCGATTTGAATAGTGGCATGGGACGGTTTAACATAGTGTTCCTGTTCTTTGTATCGATAATGTTTGCAATAAGCTTGGTGAGCCTATTCGGTTACCATGTCTACTTGACGCTTATGAATCGTACAACGTTAG AGGCTTTTCGAGCGCCAATATTCCGCATTGGTGGCCCAGACAAGAATGGCTTCAATTTGGGTAAATACGCCAATTTCCAGGAAGTGTTCGGTGATAACTGGAAACTGTGGTTTTTGCCAGTCTACACGAG CATGGGTGATGGCATCAGCTATCCAATACGTCATTTAGATGAGGATGCCGAATCGTTGCTGGGCAATAGCGATACGCGCATTGAAATGGAGGAGGATATCTTTCCAGAGACTCGTTTTCACAACACGTACATTCCATAG
- the LOC120772339 gene encoding palmitoyltransferase ZDHHC20-B isoform X1: MSAAMGNYDGESKKSTALGSCMAALKWIPVIFIAAVIAWSYYAYVVSLCLLSIENVFEQIVFLIFYHIICVLFFWSYWNTIFTPVGTVPPNWRIPEAEIEHIFHADTQDQQKRILENFAKTLPVTNRTLNGSVRFCEKCKIIKPDRAHHCSVCGACVLKMDHHCPWVNNCVNFTNYKYFVLFLGYALLYCLYVALTSLEYFIRFWRLELSQQGDLNSGMGRFNIVFLFFVSIMFAISLVSLFGYHVYLTLMNRTTLEAFRAPIFRIGGPDKNGFNLGKYANFQEVFGDNWKLWFLPVYTSVGDGLTYTTQKQHQMQSYDSMGDTTQRTSQHELLREDDTLPLNMTGAAVGSVSAASTATVKSVVGAGVNGMVAVIPVQPAQPVEATTPTATDIEVLVVPTMDTANGNVIINMRDLESSNDEQQQQRNNQNV, from the exons ATGTCAGCAGCAATGGGCAATTATGATGGTGAGAGTAAAAAATCAACAGCTTTAGGCAGTTGTATGGCGGCACTAAAATGGATACCAGTCATATTCATCGCGGCTGTTATCGCATGGTCCTATTATGCGTATGTGGTGTCGCTTTGCTTAC TATCCATCGAAAACGTCTTTgaacaaattgtttttctgatattttatcATATAATATGTGTATTGTTTTTCTGGTCCTATTGGAATACCATCTTTACACCAGTCGGTACAGTTCCCCCGAAT TGGCGAATTCCAGAAGCAGAAATAGAGCACATATTTCATGCTGACACTCAGGATCAACAAAAGAGAATACTAGAAAATTTTGCCAAGACGCTGCCAGTCACAAATCG CACACTGAATGGTTCGGTGCGTTTCtgtgaaaaatgcaaaataatcaaGCCAGATCGTGCACATCACTGTAGTGTCTGTGGTGCTTGTGTACTCAAAATGGATCATCATTGTCCGTGGGTTAACAATTGTGTCAACTTCAcaaactacaaatattttgtactcTTTTTGGGCTATGCGTTACTTTATTGCCTTTATGTGGCCTTAACATCGTTGGAGTATTTCATACGCTTCTGGCGG ttGGAACTTTCACAACAGGGCGATTTGAATAGTGGCATGGGACGGTTTAACATAGTGTTCCTGTTCTTTGTATCGATAATGTTTGCAATAAGCTTGGTGAGCCTATTCGGTTACCATGTCTACTTGACGCTTATGAATCGTACAACGTTAG AGGCTTTTCGAGCGCCAATATTCCGCATTGGTGGCCCAGACAAGAATGGCTTCAATTTGGGTAAATACGCCAATTTCCAGGAAGTGTTCGGTGATAACTGGAAACTGTGGTTTTTGCCAGTCTACACGAG TGTCGGCGATGGATTGACGTACACAACTCAAAAGCAGCATCAGATGCAGTCATACGACTCCATGGGCGATACCACGCAGCGAACCAG CCAACATGAGTTGCTGCGCGAAGACGATACACTGCCACTGAATATGACTGGCGCTGCTGTCGGCTCAGTATCTGCGGCTTCCACTGCAACGGTGAAATCGGTTGTTGGCGCTGGAGTCAATGGAATGGTGGCTGTAATACCAGTTCAGCCGGCACAACCGGTGGAAGCGACCACACCAACAGCGACCGACATAGAAGTTTTAGTTGTGCCAACTATGGACACTGCCAACGGGAATGTGATTATCAATATGAGAGACTTGGAAAGCAGTAATGAcgaacagcagcaacaacgaaATAATCAAAACGTTTAG
- the LOC120772339 gene encoding palmitoyltransferase ZDHHC20-B isoform X2, translating to MSAAMGNYDGESKKSTALGSCMAALKWIPVIFIAAVIAWSYYAYVVSLCLLSIENVFEQIVFLIFYHIICVLFFWSYWNTIFTPVGTVPPNWRIPEAEIEHIFHADTQDQQKRILENFAKTLPVTNRTLNGSVRFCEKCKIIKPDRAHHCSVCGACVLKMDHHCPWVNNCVNFTNYKYFVLFLGYALLYCLYVALTSLEYFIRFWRGDLNSGMGRFNIVFLFFVSIMFAISLVSLFGYHVYLTLMNRTTLEAFRAPIFRIGGPDKNGFNLGKYANFQEVFGDNWKLWFLPVYTSVGDGLTYTTQKQHQMQSYDSMGDTTQRTSQHELLREDDTLPLNMTGAAVGSVSAASTATVKSVVGAGVNGMVAVIPVQPAQPVEATTPTATDIEVLVVPTMDTANGNVIINMRDLESSNDEQQQQRNNQNV from the exons ATGTCAGCAGCAATGGGCAATTATGATGGTGAGAGTAAAAAATCAACAGCTTTAGGCAGTTGTATGGCGGCACTAAAATGGATACCAGTCATATTCATCGCGGCTGTTATCGCATGGTCCTATTATGCGTATGTGGTGTCGCTTTGCTTAC TATCCATCGAAAACGTCTTTgaacaaattgtttttctgatattttatcATATAATATGTGTATTGTTTTTCTGGTCCTATTGGAATACCATCTTTACACCAGTCGGTACAGTTCCCCCGAAT TGGCGAATTCCAGAAGCAGAAATAGAGCACATATTTCATGCTGACACTCAGGATCAACAAAAGAGAATACTAGAAAATTTTGCCAAGACGCTGCCAGTCACAAATCG CACACTGAATGGTTCGGTGCGTTTCtgtgaaaaatgcaaaataatcaaGCCAGATCGTGCACATCACTGTAGTGTCTGTGGTGCTTGTGTACTCAAAATGGATCATCATTGTCCGTGGGTTAACAATTGTGTCAACTTCAcaaactacaaatattttgtactcTTTTTGGGCTATGCGTTACTTTATTGCCTTTATGTGGCCTTAACATCGTTGGAGTATTTCATACGCTTCTGGCGG GGCGATTTGAATAGTGGCATGGGACGGTTTAACATAGTGTTCCTGTTCTTTGTATCGATAATGTTTGCAATAAGCTTGGTGAGCCTATTCGGTTACCATGTCTACTTGACGCTTATGAATCGTACAACGTTAG AGGCTTTTCGAGCGCCAATATTCCGCATTGGTGGCCCAGACAAGAATGGCTTCAATTTGGGTAAATACGCCAATTTCCAGGAAGTGTTCGGTGATAACTGGAAACTGTGGTTTTTGCCAGTCTACACGAG TGTCGGCGATGGATTGACGTACACAACTCAAAAGCAGCATCAGATGCAGTCATACGACTCCATGGGCGATACCACGCAGCGAACCAG CCAACATGAGTTGCTGCGCGAAGACGATACACTGCCACTGAATATGACTGGCGCTGCTGTCGGCTCAGTATCTGCGGCTTCCACTGCAACGGTGAAATCGGTTGTTGGCGCTGGAGTCAATGGAATGGTGGCTGTAATACCAGTTCAGCCGGCACAACCGGTGGAAGCGACCACACCAACAGCGACCGACATAGAAGTTTTAGTTGTGCCAACTATGGACACTGCCAACGGGAATGTGATTATCAATATGAGAGACTTGGAAAGCAGTAATGAcgaacagcagcaacaacgaaATAATCAAAACGTTTAG